DNA sequence from the Planctomycetota bacterium genome:
CGAATGATGTCACAGCAGCCGGTGGTGGTGACGAAGATGTTGCCGATCGAGGCCGCTTCTTCCATGGTCGTGACCTGGAAGCCTTCCATGGCGGCTTGCAAGGCGTTGATCGGGTCGATCTCGGTCACAATCACGCGAGCGCCGTAGCGCTGCATCGAGTGAGCGCAACCCTTGCCGACGTCGCCATAGCCGGCCACGACGACGACCTTGCCGGCGATCATCACGTCGGTGGCCCGCTTGATGCCGTCGGCCAGCGACTCGCGACAGCCGTACAGGTTGTCGAACTTGCTCTTGGTGACCGAGTCGTTGACGTTGATGCACGGCAGCTTCAGTTCGCCGCGAGCGAACATTTGGTACAAGCGATGAACGCCGGTGGTGGTCTCTTCCGAAATGCCGCGAATGCCGTCGAGCAGCTCGGGATACTTGTTGTGGACCATGGCGGTCAAATCGCCGCCGTCGTCCAAGATCATGTTCAGCGGCTTGCCGTCCTTGAAGAACAGGGTTTGCTCGATGCACCAGTCGAACTCTTCGTTGTTCATCCCCTTCCAGGCGTAGACCGGGACGCCCGTCTTGGCGATGGCCGCGGCCGCGTGGTTTTGGGTCGAGAAGATGTTGCAACTGCTCCAAGTGACTTCGGCGCCCAACTCGGTGAGCGTCTCGATGAGCACGGCCGTCTGAATGGTCATGTGCAGGCAGCCGGCAATGCGGGCGCCCTTCAGCGGCTTTTGCGGGCCGTATTTCTTGCGCAGTGCCATCAAGCCGGGCATTTCGTTCTCGGCCAGGATGATTTCCTTGCGGCCCCAATCGGCCAGCGACAGGTCGGCAACTTTGTAGGGGAGACGAGTTTCGACTTGTGCCACGCTGGTAAACTCCGTGCTAGAAATGGTTTGTGATTTGTGCGCTGCGGCCTTCCTTGGCCGCCGAGGGCTGAGAGTGCGCGCTTTCAAGGCGCGCCGTGCCGACGGTGATTTGGCTGTGATGATAGGGCGTTTGTTCAACGCTGGCAAGGGTTTGCCGGGGCTCGGCGTGCTACGATGCCGCGGCTTTTTCGAAGGCCTGGCGCGCGGCGGCTACGAATCGTGTGACCTTGTCCGGGTCTTTGTGACCGGGCGAGGACTCGACGCCGCTGGCAGTATCGACCCCCCAAGGTTTCACGGCCGCAATCGCCTCGGCCACGTTCTCGGCCGTGAGACCGCCGGCCAGGATTAGCGGCGGCCCATCGCTGCCTACCCTGCGGATGAACTGACGAGCCAGTTGCCAATCGAAACGCACGCCCGTGCCTCCAAACTCGCCCGGGGCTGCCGCATCGAGTAACACCGCGTGAGGCGGAGACGCATCGCCGTGGGTGCAACTCCAAGTTAAATACTGCTCGACGGGTTGCAGCGCGGTCGGACCGATCCGAAACGCCTTGATGATCGGAGTGTTTGGAAGCTGTGCGGCCAGTTCGTGAATCAACGTCGGTGGCTCATCGCCGTGAAGCTGCACTCGGTTGAGTCCAACTTGCTTGACAATAGATACGACTTCGCTTGTCGTCGCGTTCACAAAGACGCCGACCTTAGCCACTCCAGCAGGCAAAGCGGCAACAATTTCGGCGCCTTGTGTCGCCGATACAAAGCGCTTGCTGCCGGGGTAGAAATTGAGCCCAATCGCGTCGGCCCCGGCGCGGGCGGCGTGCTGGGCGTCGCCGACCGAGGTGATGCCGCAGATTTTGATGTGAAACAGCGAGCTCATCTTAGCGAGTAGCAAACAGCGACTTGAAATACTTGATGTCGGCCGCGGTTTGCACCAGGCATTCCTCGGTCGACATGTCGCGGAAGCTGTGTTTTCCCTTGTATTCGCTGTGCAGCGAGTAAACACCGTCGTAACCTTGCCGCCGCAGGGTGGCGAAAAAGTCGGGCAACGGCGACAAGCCGTCGGCCAAAGGCAATTCTTCGCTCAACCACCGCTGTTGACCAGACTTGTCCCGTTCGCCGGTCTTCCAGCCAAAGTTCTTCACGCCGACCAGCGCGATCCACGGGGCCAATAAATCGAGCCCCTGTTGCCAGCCGTTACCGCCCCCTTCCAGCGCCATGTGCAGCGTGTCGACGTAGGCACCCACCTC
Encoded proteins:
- a CDS encoding adenosylhomocysteinase, whose product is MAQVETRLPYKVADLSLADWGRKEIILAENEMPGLMALRKKYGPQKPLKGARIAGCLHMTIQTAVLIETLTELGAEVTWSSCNIFSTQNHAAAAIAKTGVPVYAWKGMNNEEFDWCIEQTLFFKDGKPLNMILDDGGDLTAMVHNKYPELLDGIRGISEETTTGVHRLYQMFARGELKLPCINVNDSVTKSKFDNLYGCRESLADGIKRATDVMIAGKVVVVAGYGDVGKGCAHSMQRYGARVIVTEIDPINALQAAMEGFQVTTMEEAASIGNIFVTTTGCCDIIRGEHIDQMKNDAIICNIGHFDIEIDVAWLENQVKAGKAKKTVIKPQVDRYSLANGRNVLLLAEGRLVNLGCATGHPSFVMSNSFTNQVMAQIALWTETEKYSLGVHMLPKKLDEEVARLHLDQLGVKLTKLTKKQADYLDIPAEGPYKPEHYRY
- a CDS encoding phosphoribosylanthranilate isomerase; its protein translation is MSSLFHIKICGITSVGDAQHAARAGADAIGLNFYPGSKRFVSATQGAEIVAALPAGVAKVGVFVNATTSEVVSIVKQVGLNRVQLHGDEPPTLIHELAAQLPNTPIIKAFRIGPTALQPVEQYLTWSCTHGDASPPHAVLLDAAAPGEFGGTGVRFDWQLARQFIRRVGSDGPPLILAGGLTAENVAEAIAAVKPWGVDTASGVESSPGHKDPDKVTRFVAAARQAFEKAAAS